From the genome of Ziziphus jujuba cultivar Dongzao chromosome 6, ASM3175591v1, one region includes:
- the LOC107403598 gene encoding ASI1-immunoprecipitated protein 2 isoform X3 — MDSKQVASLVGIKVDELSNEAFKRMVDVRRPFIDADLLSPSLSSTGRHCSSSETSNLLSACSSHDSLSENSESKATLRASGNFEDRGVHATADIHQINREIGGVSRSPLKLESLGDNISSISGSDYNNLMVGSHDDDANMKKISCGLASVNTFAATGKTFNTQSAHSGLAGNHFDEVSNNCPRRPVNFIKDSSLEKEIYTNKSNESEISSLTNAYPNSSSQQTCPELSEEQVESSVIKTLTVGVRQRHVVHNLGEPALTLPEMDHVDPEIEALKCSDQKSCHKKSDVMVLEKDACLVSNPVNCNDGSDNLEDVNVCDICGDAGREDLLAICSTCVDGAEHTYCMREKLDKVPEGNWMCEECVLKEKSKKEKQSKFVKTDRSTEGSVLNELRKDSGNSGTMSFKNNLKANIIVPGVEESRKKVVGSTSCFSVKRSAGSLEVMSVTQRRALQTSVKSPTVSRLCSKSVLCNDTSYENLNKENIRATHDVTSGDQSFGRSAESPSASADKSTKFQPQSQMMQGSLIKSKSFDITRTKTKGKIFDVSHVQKQKICKDASIGDHMKKGATRTMHKSMSFNNTRADRSSNTDSPVKMQFHFEDLKKSKHASEESTTEMKFRSKLGKLCDGSHVQKKKICEDAATGNHMKKGAARTMCKSMSFNSTRTDHWKSTDSTVKMQFHFDNLKKSKHASEENTTEMKYRSKLGNPLMSSPMASSVGVAVKSEKKDSSSGRTKSVHLSGSNCQDLKDDSKQVDHAQKSSKCLSTEDKNAVNDVGQHVDLSTEAAHAIRKSNSNTSRECDLNIKGEENSNATFPCDGFHYLKSSATISCPVSAFPHLDYIWKGGFEIWRNGSSSGSCHGIQAHISTFASPRVHGVVRRIPQKIVVEEVSQSSTWPTRFPKDYATEDNIALYFFAEDIDSYRRNYKILLEFLISNDLALKANLDGVELFIFPSNLLPEKLQRWNSLLFLWGVFKGRWDGYSEDPKSSGDLPQIVSALKREREKQKQEMDSKTDLQHGKENSTNSMSVEGETESKRAKKCLSGTCERNSCESTIHTNDEFPFQINGLDSKFASEYLGCGAANDAFISTKTQAQAHIINDGVQSEPVEKQVLTADHGDLSEPVPNLELSLGPARTSMKQELMPLFPIVTKENHESKSRLVTDNNNGYGDEFSTSLSLSLSLTLPSFDKEPDGNNR; from the exons ATGGATAGTAAACAAGTGGCATCACTAGTGGGAATAAAGGTTGATGAGTTGTCAAATGAAGCCTTTAAAAGAATGGTAGATGTTCGGCGCCCTTTCATTGATGCAGATCTGTTATCTCCTTCCTTGAGTAGTACTGGTAGACATTGTTCAAGCAGCGAGACAAGTAACCTTCTAAGTGCATGTTCTAGTCATGATTCATTGTCTGAAAATTCAGAAAGTAAAGCTACATTGAGGGCATCTGGTAATTTTGAAGATCGTGGTGTGCATGCAACAGCAGATATTCATCAAATAAATAGAGAAATTGGTGGTGTTTCAAGATCGCCATTAAAGTTAGAGAGCCTAGGAGATAACATCTCATCAATCAGTGGATCAGATTACAACAATCTGATGGTTGGAAGTCATGATGATGATGCCAACATGAAAAAGATATCATGTGGTTTGGCTTCAGTTAATACATTTGCTGCAACTGGAAAGACTTTTAATACTCAGTCTGCGCACTCTGGTCTCGCTGGTAATCATTTTGATGAAGTGAGCAACAATTGTCCGAGGAGGCCAGTCAACTTTATCAAAGATTCTTCTCTGGAAAAAGAGATTTATACAAACAAATCGAATGAATCGGAAATTTCCTCATTGACAAATGCCTATCCTAACTCTTCTTCACAACAG ACATGTCCTGAGTTGTCTGAAGAACAAGTGGAATCATCAGTCATTAAAACATTAACCGTTGGCGTTCGTCAGAGACATGTTGTGCATAACCTTGGTGAGCCTGCATTAACTCTTCCCGAAATGGATCATGTAGACCCAGAGATTGAAGCATTAAAATGTTCAGATCAAAAGAGCTGTCATAAGAAGTCTGATGTGATGGTTTTGGAAAAGGATGCTTGTTTGGTATCTAACCCTGTCAACTGTAACGATGGTTCAGATAATTTGGAGGAC GTGAACGTCTGTGATATCTGTGGAGATGCAGGGCGGGAGGACTTGCTTGCTATATGTAGCACATGCGTTGATGGGGCAGAACACAC TTACTGTATGCGTGAGAAGCTGGACAAAGTGCCTGAGGGCAACTGGATGTGTGAAGAATGCGTGCTcaaagaaaaatctaaaaaagaaaagcaaagtaAGTTTGTAAAGACAGATAGATCCACAGAAGGATCCGTGTTAAATGAATTAAGGAAGGACTCTGGAAATTCTGGTACTATGAGTTTTAAGAATAATTTGAAAGCAAATATTATAGTGCCAGGAGTTGAGGAAAGCAGAAAAAAGGTAGTTGGTTCTACTTCTTGCTTCTCTGTTAAGAGATCTGCTGGCAGTTTAGAAGTCATGTCTGTGACACAAAGAAGGGCTCTTCAAACAAGTGTGAAATCACCTACGGTTTCTAGACTCTGCAGCAAAAGTGTACTGTGTAATGATACTTCATACGAAAACTTAAATAAGGAAAATATAAGGGCAACTCACGATGTAACTTCTGGTGACCAATCTTTTGGACGTAGTGCAGAATCTCCCAGTGCTTCAGCTGATAAATCAACCAAATTTCAACCTCAATCTCAgatgatgcaag GTTCTCTAATCAAGTCGAAATCATTTGATATTACTCGGACAAAGACAAAAGGCAAAATTTTTGACGTTAGCCATGTCCAAAAGCAAAAAATTTGTAAGGATGCTTCTATTGGAGACCACATGAAGAAAGGAGCTACCAGAACAATGCATAAATCTATGTCATTTAACAATACGAGGGCAGACCGCTCGAGTAACACTGATTCACCAGTTAAAATGCAATTTCATTTTGAGGATTTAAAGAAATCAAAGCATGCAAGCGAAGAGAGCACCACTGAGATGAAGTTTAGATCCAAGTTAGGCAAACTTTGTGATGGTAGCCatgtacaaaagaaaaaaatttgtgagGATGCTGCTACCGGTAACCACATGAAGAAAGGAGCTGCCAGAACAATGTGTAAATCTATGTCATTTAACAGTACGAGGACAGACCACTGGAAGAGTACTGATTCAACCGTTAAAATGCAGTTTCATTTTGACAATTTGAAGAAATCAAAGCATGCAAGTGAAGAGAACACAACTGAAATGAAGTACAGATCCAAGTTAGGTAACCCTTTGATGAGTTCACCGATGGCTAGTTCTGTTGGTGTTGCAGTGAAGAGTGAGAAAAAAGATTCATCTAGTGGAAGAACCAAGTCGGTGCATCTTTCTGGATCCAATTGTCAGGACTTAAAGGATGATAGTAAACAAGTAGACCATGCTCAAAAAAGCTCAAAATGTCTAAGTACTGAAGATAAGAACGCTGTTAATGATGTGGGACAGCATGTTGACCTTTCCACAGAAGCAGCACATGCTATCAGAAAAAGTAATTCCAATACTAGCAGAGAATGTGATTTAAACATTAAAGGAGAGGAAAACTCAAATGCTACTTTTCCTTGTGATGGATTCCATTATTTAAAAAGCTCTGCAACCATCTCTTGTCCAGTTTCTGCTTTTCCACATCTTGATTACATATGGAA AGGTGGATTTGAAATTTGGAGAAATGGAAGTTCTTCAGGTTCTTGCCATGGTATTCAAGCACACATTTCAACCTTTGCTTCACCAAGAGTTCACGGAGTAGTGCGCAGGATTCCTCAGAAAATTGTGGTGGAGGAAGTATCTCAGTCAAGCACATGGCCAACACGGTTCCCAAAAGATTATGCCACAGAAGATAATATTGCTCTCTATTTTTTCGCAGAGGATATTGACAG CTACAGAAGAAACTACAAGATCTTGTTGGAATTCTTAATCAGCAATGACTTGGCTCTCAAAGCAAATTTGGATGGAGTTGAACTGTTCATATTCCCATCGAACTTGCTTCCTGAGAAATTACAGC GATGGAATTCATTGTTGTTTCTTTGGGGTGTGTTTAAGGGACGGTGGGATGGCTATTCTGAAGACCCGAAGTCATCTGGAGACTTGCCACAAATTGTTTCTGCCCTG aaaagagagagagagaagcaaaaGCAGGAAATGGACAGCAAAACTGATCTTCAACATGGGAAAGAAAATAGTACAAACAGCATGAGTGTAGAGGGAGAGACTGAAAGCAAGAGGGCCAAAAAATGTTTGAGTGGGACATGCGAGAGGAACAGTTGTGAATCCACTATTCATACCAACGATGAATTTCCATTTCAGATAAATGGCCTTGATTCTAAATTTGCTAGTGAATACCTTGGTTGCGGTGCAGCAAACGACGCGTTTATTTCTACAAAGACACAGGCGCAAGCGCATATTATAAATGATGGTGTTCAATCAGAACCAGTCGAAAAACAAGTACTTACTGCAGATCATGGGGATCTTTCAGAGCCTGTTCCAAATCTGGAGCTTTCATTAGGACCTGCAAGAACATCAATGAAACAGGAACTTATGCCTTTATTTCCAATTGTTACGAAGGAAAATCATGAAAGCAAGTCCAGGCTAGTGACAGACAACAATAATGGCTATGGTGACGAGTTCTCAacatctctttctctttctctgtctctcaCATTACCATCATTTGACAAAGAACCAGATGGAAACAATCGTTAG
- the LOC107403598 gene encoding protein PARALOG OF AIPP2 isoform X1 → MTRVAKEGCPSSANEANGIVSSKMGSSSSGRQFDGNFLSGKFKSTEESKACNICAISDSSSMDSKQVASLVGIKVDELSNEAFKRMVDVRRPFIDADLLSPSLSSTGRHCSSSETSNLLSACSSHDSLSENSESKATLRASGNFEDRGVHATADIHQINREIGGVSRSPLKLESLGDNISSISGSDYNNLMVGSHDDDANMKKISCGLASVNTFAATGKTFNTQSAHSGLAGNHFDEVSNNCPRRPVNFIKDSSLEKEIYTNKSNESEISSLTNAYPNSSSQQTCPELSEEQVESSVIKTLTVGVRQRHVVHNLGEPALTLPEMDHVDPEIEALKCSDQKSCHKKSDVMVLEKDACLVSNPVNCNDGSDNLEDVNVCDICGDAGREDLLAICSTCVDGAEHTYCMREKLDKVPEGNWMCEECVLKEKSKKEKQSKFVKTDRSTEGSVLNELRKDSGNSGTMSFKNNLKANIIVPGVEESRKKVVGSTSCFSVKRSAGSLEVMSVTQRRALQTSVKSPTVSRLCSKSVLCNDTSYENLNKENIRATHDVTSGDQSFGRSAESPSASADKSTKFQPQSQMMQGSLIKSKSFDITRTKTKGKIFDVSHVQKQKICKDASIGDHMKKGATRTMHKSMSFNNTRADRSSNTDSPVKMQFHFEDLKKSKHASEESTTEMKFRSKLGKLCDGSHVQKKKICEDAATGNHMKKGAARTMCKSMSFNSTRTDHWKSTDSTVKMQFHFDNLKKSKHASEENTTEMKYRSKLGNPLMSSPMASSVGVAVKSEKKDSSSGRTKSVHLSGSNCQDLKDDSKQVDHAQKSSKCLSTEDKNAVNDVGQHVDLSTEAAHAIRKSNSNTSRECDLNIKGEENSNATFPCDGFHYLKSSATISCPVSAFPHLDYIWKGGFEIWRNGSSSGSCHGIQAHISTFASPRVHGVVRRIPQKIVVEEVSQSSTWPTRFPKDYATEDNIALYFFAEDIDSYRRNYKILLEFLISNDLALKANLDGVELFIFPSNLLPEKLQRWNSLLFLWGVFKGRWDGYSEDPKSSGDLPQIVSALKREREKQKQEMDSKTDLQHGKENSTNSMSVEGETESKRAKKCLSGTCERNSCESTIHTNDEFPFQINGLDSKFASEYLGCGAANDAFISTKTQAQAHIINDGVQSEPVEKQVLTADHGDLSEPVPNLELSLGPARTSMKQELMPLFPIVTKENHESKSRLVTDNNNGYGDEFSTSLSLSLSLTLPSFDKEPDGNNR, encoded by the exons ATGACTAGAGTAGCGAAAGAAGGTTGTCCGAGCTCTGCAAATGAAGCAAACGGTATAGTTAGCTCAAAAATG GGATCATCTAGCTCTGGAAGACAATTTGATGGAAACTTCTTGAGTGGTAAATTTAAAAGCACAGAAGAGTCCAAGGCATGCAACATTTGTGCCATCTCAGACTCATCTAGTATGGATAGTAAACAAGTGGCATCACTAGTGGGAATAAAGGTTGATGAGTTGTCAAATGAAGCCTTTAAAAGAATGGTAGATGTTCGGCGCCCTTTCATTGATGCAGATCTGTTATCTCCTTCCTTGAGTAGTACTGGTAGACATTGTTCAAGCAGCGAGACAAGTAACCTTCTAAGTGCATGTTCTAGTCATGATTCATTGTCTGAAAATTCAGAAAGTAAAGCTACATTGAGGGCATCTGGTAATTTTGAAGATCGTGGTGTGCATGCAACAGCAGATATTCATCAAATAAATAGAGAAATTGGTGGTGTTTCAAGATCGCCATTAAAGTTAGAGAGCCTAGGAGATAACATCTCATCAATCAGTGGATCAGATTACAACAATCTGATGGTTGGAAGTCATGATGATGATGCCAACATGAAAAAGATATCATGTGGTTTGGCTTCAGTTAATACATTTGCTGCAACTGGAAAGACTTTTAATACTCAGTCTGCGCACTCTGGTCTCGCTGGTAATCATTTTGATGAAGTGAGCAACAATTGTCCGAGGAGGCCAGTCAACTTTATCAAAGATTCTTCTCTGGAAAAAGAGATTTATACAAACAAATCGAATGAATCGGAAATTTCCTCATTGACAAATGCCTATCCTAACTCTTCTTCACAACAG ACATGTCCTGAGTTGTCTGAAGAACAAGTGGAATCATCAGTCATTAAAACATTAACCGTTGGCGTTCGTCAGAGACATGTTGTGCATAACCTTGGTGAGCCTGCATTAACTCTTCCCGAAATGGATCATGTAGACCCAGAGATTGAAGCATTAAAATGTTCAGATCAAAAGAGCTGTCATAAGAAGTCTGATGTGATGGTTTTGGAAAAGGATGCTTGTTTGGTATCTAACCCTGTCAACTGTAACGATGGTTCAGATAATTTGGAGGAC GTGAACGTCTGTGATATCTGTGGAGATGCAGGGCGGGAGGACTTGCTTGCTATATGTAGCACATGCGTTGATGGGGCAGAACACAC TTACTGTATGCGTGAGAAGCTGGACAAAGTGCCTGAGGGCAACTGGATGTGTGAAGAATGCGTGCTcaaagaaaaatctaaaaaagaaaagcaaagtaAGTTTGTAAAGACAGATAGATCCACAGAAGGATCCGTGTTAAATGAATTAAGGAAGGACTCTGGAAATTCTGGTACTATGAGTTTTAAGAATAATTTGAAAGCAAATATTATAGTGCCAGGAGTTGAGGAAAGCAGAAAAAAGGTAGTTGGTTCTACTTCTTGCTTCTCTGTTAAGAGATCTGCTGGCAGTTTAGAAGTCATGTCTGTGACACAAAGAAGGGCTCTTCAAACAAGTGTGAAATCACCTACGGTTTCTAGACTCTGCAGCAAAAGTGTACTGTGTAATGATACTTCATACGAAAACTTAAATAAGGAAAATATAAGGGCAACTCACGATGTAACTTCTGGTGACCAATCTTTTGGACGTAGTGCAGAATCTCCCAGTGCTTCAGCTGATAAATCAACCAAATTTCAACCTCAATCTCAgatgatgcaag GTTCTCTAATCAAGTCGAAATCATTTGATATTACTCGGACAAAGACAAAAGGCAAAATTTTTGACGTTAGCCATGTCCAAAAGCAAAAAATTTGTAAGGATGCTTCTATTGGAGACCACATGAAGAAAGGAGCTACCAGAACAATGCATAAATCTATGTCATTTAACAATACGAGGGCAGACCGCTCGAGTAACACTGATTCACCAGTTAAAATGCAATTTCATTTTGAGGATTTAAAGAAATCAAAGCATGCAAGCGAAGAGAGCACCACTGAGATGAAGTTTAGATCCAAGTTAGGCAAACTTTGTGATGGTAGCCatgtacaaaagaaaaaaatttgtgagGATGCTGCTACCGGTAACCACATGAAGAAAGGAGCTGCCAGAACAATGTGTAAATCTATGTCATTTAACAGTACGAGGACAGACCACTGGAAGAGTACTGATTCAACCGTTAAAATGCAGTTTCATTTTGACAATTTGAAGAAATCAAAGCATGCAAGTGAAGAGAACACAACTGAAATGAAGTACAGATCCAAGTTAGGTAACCCTTTGATGAGTTCACCGATGGCTAGTTCTGTTGGTGTTGCAGTGAAGAGTGAGAAAAAAGATTCATCTAGTGGAAGAACCAAGTCGGTGCATCTTTCTGGATCCAATTGTCAGGACTTAAAGGATGATAGTAAACAAGTAGACCATGCTCAAAAAAGCTCAAAATGTCTAAGTACTGAAGATAAGAACGCTGTTAATGATGTGGGACAGCATGTTGACCTTTCCACAGAAGCAGCACATGCTATCAGAAAAAGTAATTCCAATACTAGCAGAGAATGTGATTTAAACATTAAAGGAGAGGAAAACTCAAATGCTACTTTTCCTTGTGATGGATTCCATTATTTAAAAAGCTCTGCAACCATCTCTTGTCCAGTTTCTGCTTTTCCACATCTTGATTACATATGGAA AGGTGGATTTGAAATTTGGAGAAATGGAAGTTCTTCAGGTTCTTGCCATGGTATTCAAGCACACATTTCAACCTTTGCTTCACCAAGAGTTCACGGAGTAGTGCGCAGGATTCCTCAGAAAATTGTGGTGGAGGAAGTATCTCAGTCAAGCACATGGCCAACACGGTTCCCAAAAGATTATGCCACAGAAGATAATATTGCTCTCTATTTTTTCGCAGAGGATATTGACAG CTACAGAAGAAACTACAAGATCTTGTTGGAATTCTTAATCAGCAATGACTTGGCTCTCAAAGCAAATTTGGATGGAGTTGAACTGTTCATATTCCCATCGAACTTGCTTCCTGAGAAATTACAGC GATGGAATTCATTGTTGTTTCTTTGGGGTGTGTTTAAGGGACGGTGGGATGGCTATTCTGAAGACCCGAAGTCATCTGGAGACTTGCCACAAATTGTTTCTGCCCTG aaaagagagagagagaagcaaaaGCAGGAAATGGACAGCAAAACTGATCTTCAACATGGGAAAGAAAATAGTACAAACAGCATGAGTGTAGAGGGAGAGACTGAAAGCAAGAGGGCCAAAAAATGTTTGAGTGGGACATGCGAGAGGAACAGTTGTGAATCCACTATTCATACCAACGATGAATTTCCATTTCAGATAAATGGCCTTGATTCTAAATTTGCTAGTGAATACCTTGGTTGCGGTGCAGCAAACGACGCGTTTATTTCTACAAAGACACAGGCGCAAGCGCATATTATAAATGATGGTGTTCAATCAGAACCAGTCGAAAAACAAGTACTTACTGCAGATCATGGGGATCTTTCAGAGCCTGTTCCAAATCTGGAGCTTTCATTAGGACCTGCAAGAACATCAATGAAACAGGAACTTATGCCTTTATTTCCAATTGTTACGAAGGAAAATCATGAAAGCAAGTCCAGGCTAGTGACAGACAACAATAATGGCTATGGTGACGAGTTCTCAacatctctttctctttctctgtctctcaCATTACCATCATTTGACAAAGAACCAGATGGAAACAATCGTTAG
- the LOC107403598 gene encoding protein PARALOG OF AIPP2 isoform X2 — protein sequence MKQTGSSSSGRQFDGNFLSGKFKSTEESKACNICAISDSSSMDSKQVASLVGIKVDELSNEAFKRMVDVRRPFIDADLLSPSLSSTGRHCSSSETSNLLSACSSHDSLSENSESKATLRASGNFEDRGVHATADIHQINREIGGVSRSPLKLESLGDNISSISGSDYNNLMVGSHDDDANMKKISCGLASVNTFAATGKTFNTQSAHSGLAGNHFDEVSNNCPRRPVNFIKDSSLEKEIYTNKSNESEISSLTNAYPNSSSQQTCPELSEEQVESSVIKTLTVGVRQRHVVHNLGEPALTLPEMDHVDPEIEALKCSDQKSCHKKSDVMVLEKDACLVSNPVNCNDGSDNLEDVNVCDICGDAGREDLLAICSTCVDGAEHTYCMREKLDKVPEGNWMCEECVLKEKSKKEKQSKFVKTDRSTEGSVLNELRKDSGNSGTMSFKNNLKANIIVPGVEESRKKVVGSTSCFSVKRSAGSLEVMSVTQRRALQTSVKSPTVSRLCSKSVLCNDTSYENLNKENIRATHDVTSGDQSFGRSAESPSASADKSTKFQPQSQMMQGSLIKSKSFDITRTKTKGKIFDVSHVQKQKICKDASIGDHMKKGATRTMHKSMSFNNTRADRSSNTDSPVKMQFHFEDLKKSKHASEESTTEMKFRSKLGKLCDGSHVQKKKICEDAATGNHMKKGAARTMCKSMSFNSTRTDHWKSTDSTVKMQFHFDNLKKSKHASEENTTEMKYRSKLGNPLMSSPMASSVGVAVKSEKKDSSSGRTKSVHLSGSNCQDLKDDSKQVDHAQKSSKCLSTEDKNAVNDVGQHVDLSTEAAHAIRKSNSNTSRECDLNIKGEENSNATFPCDGFHYLKSSATISCPVSAFPHLDYIWKGGFEIWRNGSSSGSCHGIQAHISTFASPRVHGVVRRIPQKIVVEEVSQSSTWPTRFPKDYATEDNIALYFFAEDIDSYRRNYKILLEFLISNDLALKANLDGVELFIFPSNLLPEKLQRWNSLLFLWGVFKGRWDGYSEDPKSSGDLPQIVSALKREREKQKQEMDSKTDLQHGKENSTNSMSVEGETESKRAKKCLSGTCERNSCESTIHTNDEFPFQINGLDSKFASEYLGCGAANDAFISTKTQAQAHIINDGVQSEPVEKQVLTADHGDLSEPVPNLELSLGPARTSMKQELMPLFPIVTKENHESKSRLVTDNNNGYGDEFSTSLSLSLSLTLPSFDKEPDGNNR from the exons ATGAAGCAAACG GGATCATCTAGCTCTGGAAGACAATTTGATGGAAACTTCTTGAGTGGTAAATTTAAAAGCACAGAAGAGTCCAAGGCATGCAACATTTGTGCCATCTCAGACTCATCTAGTATGGATAGTAAACAAGTGGCATCACTAGTGGGAATAAAGGTTGATGAGTTGTCAAATGAAGCCTTTAAAAGAATGGTAGATGTTCGGCGCCCTTTCATTGATGCAGATCTGTTATCTCCTTCCTTGAGTAGTACTGGTAGACATTGTTCAAGCAGCGAGACAAGTAACCTTCTAAGTGCATGTTCTAGTCATGATTCATTGTCTGAAAATTCAGAAAGTAAAGCTACATTGAGGGCATCTGGTAATTTTGAAGATCGTGGTGTGCATGCAACAGCAGATATTCATCAAATAAATAGAGAAATTGGTGGTGTTTCAAGATCGCCATTAAAGTTAGAGAGCCTAGGAGATAACATCTCATCAATCAGTGGATCAGATTACAACAATCTGATGGTTGGAAGTCATGATGATGATGCCAACATGAAAAAGATATCATGTGGTTTGGCTTCAGTTAATACATTTGCTGCAACTGGAAAGACTTTTAATACTCAGTCTGCGCACTCTGGTCTCGCTGGTAATCATTTTGATGAAGTGAGCAACAATTGTCCGAGGAGGCCAGTCAACTTTATCAAAGATTCTTCTCTGGAAAAAGAGATTTATACAAACAAATCGAATGAATCGGAAATTTCCTCATTGACAAATGCCTATCCTAACTCTTCTTCACAACAG ACATGTCCTGAGTTGTCTGAAGAACAAGTGGAATCATCAGTCATTAAAACATTAACCGTTGGCGTTCGTCAGAGACATGTTGTGCATAACCTTGGTGAGCCTGCATTAACTCTTCCCGAAATGGATCATGTAGACCCAGAGATTGAAGCATTAAAATGTTCAGATCAAAAGAGCTGTCATAAGAAGTCTGATGTGATGGTTTTGGAAAAGGATGCTTGTTTGGTATCTAACCCTGTCAACTGTAACGATGGTTCAGATAATTTGGAGGAC GTGAACGTCTGTGATATCTGTGGAGATGCAGGGCGGGAGGACTTGCTTGCTATATGTAGCACATGCGTTGATGGGGCAGAACACAC TTACTGTATGCGTGAGAAGCTGGACAAAGTGCCTGAGGGCAACTGGATGTGTGAAGAATGCGTGCTcaaagaaaaatctaaaaaagaaaagcaaagtaAGTTTGTAAAGACAGATAGATCCACAGAAGGATCCGTGTTAAATGAATTAAGGAAGGACTCTGGAAATTCTGGTACTATGAGTTTTAAGAATAATTTGAAAGCAAATATTATAGTGCCAGGAGTTGAGGAAAGCAGAAAAAAGGTAGTTGGTTCTACTTCTTGCTTCTCTGTTAAGAGATCTGCTGGCAGTTTAGAAGTCATGTCTGTGACACAAAGAAGGGCTCTTCAAACAAGTGTGAAATCACCTACGGTTTCTAGACTCTGCAGCAAAAGTGTACTGTGTAATGATACTTCATACGAAAACTTAAATAAGGAAAATATAAGGGCAACTCACGATGTAACTTCTGGTGACCAATCTTTTGGACGTAGTGCAGAATCTCCCAGTGCTTCAGCTGATAAATCAACCAAATTTCAACCTCAATCTCAgatgatgcaag GTTCTCTAATCAAGTCGAAATCATTTGATATTACTCGGACAAAGACAAAAGGCAAAATTTTTGACGTTAGCCATGTCCAAAAGCAAAAAATTTGTAAGGATGCTTCTATTGGAGACCACATGAAGAAAGGAGCTACCAGAACAATGCATAAATCTATGTCATTTAACAATACGAGGGCAGACCGCTCGAGTAACACTGATTCACCAGTTAAAATGCAATTTCATTTTGAGGATTTAAAGAAATCAAAGCATGCAAGCGAAGAGAGCACCACTGAGATGAAGTTTAGATCCAAGTTAGGCAAACTTTGTGATGGTAGCCatgtacaaaagaaaaaaatttgtgagGATGCTGCTACCGGTAACCACATGAAGAAAGGAGCTGCCAGAACAATGTGTAAATCTATGTCATTTAACAGTACGAGGACAGACCACTGGAAGAGTACTGATTCAACCGTTAAAATGCAGTTTCATTTTGACAATTTGAAGAAATCAAAGCATGCAAGTGAAGAGAACACAACTGAAATGAAGTACAGATCCAAGTTAGGTAACCCTTTGATGAGTTCACCGATGGCTAGTTCTGTTGGTGTTGCAGTGAAGAGTGAGAAAAAAGATTCATCTAGTGGAAGAACCAAGTCGGTGCATCTTTCTGGATCCAATTGTCAGGACTTAAAGGATGATAGTAAACAAGTAGACCATGCTCAAAAAAGCTCAAAATGTCTAAGTACTGAAGATAAGAACGCTGTTAATGATGTGGGACAGCATGTTGACCTTTCCACAGAAGCAGCACATGCTATCAGAAAAAGTAATTCCAATACTAGCAGAGAATGTGATTTAAACATTAAAGGAGAGGAAAACTCAAATGCTACTTTTCCTTGTGATGGATTCCATTATTTAAAAAGCTCTGCAACCATCTCTTGTCCAGTTTCTGCTTTTCCACATCTTGATTACATATGGAA AGGTGGATTTGAAATTTGGAGAAATGGAAGTTCTTCAGGTTCTTGCCATGGTATTCAAGCACACATTTCAACCTTTGCTTCACCAAGAGTTCACGGAGTAGTGCGCAGGATTCCTCAGAAAATTGTGGTGGAGGAAGTATCTCAGTCAAGCACATGGCCAACACGGTTCCCAAAAGATTATGCCACAGAAGATAATATTGCTCTCTATTTTTTCGCAGAGGATATTGACAG CTACAGAAGAAACTACAAGATCTTGTTGGAATTCTTAATCAGCAATGACTTGGCTCTCAAAGCAAATTTGGATGGAGTTGAACTGTTCATATTCCCATCGAACTTGCTTCCTGAGAAATTACAGC GATGGAATTCATTGTTGTTTCTTTGGGGTGTGTTTAAGGGACGGTGGGATGGCTATTCTGAAGACCCGAAGTCATCTGGAGACTTGCCACAAATTGTTTCTGCCCTG aaaagagagagagagaagcaaaaGCAGGAAATGGACAGCAAAACTGATCTTCAACATGGGAAAGAAAATAGTACAAACAGCATGAGTGTAGAGGGAGAGACTGAAAGCAAGAGGGCCAAAAAATGTTTGAGTGGGACATGCGAGAGGAACAGTTGTGAATCCACTATTCATACCAACGATGAATTTCCATTTCAGATAAATGGCCTTGATTCTAAATTTGCTAGTGAATACCTTGGTTGCGGTGCAGCAAACGACGCGTTTATTTCTACAAAGACACAGGCGCAAGCGCATATTATAAATGATGGTGTTCAATCAGAACCAGTCGAAAAACAAGTACTTACTGCAGATCATGGGGATCTTTCAGAGCCTGTTCCAAATCTGGAGCTTTCATTAGGACCTGCAAGAACATCAATGAAACAGGAACTTATGCCTTTATTTCCAATTGTTACGAAGGAAAATCATGAAAGCAAGTCCAGGCTAGTGACAGACAACAATAATGGCTATGGTGACGAGTTCTCAacatctctttctctttctctgtctctcaCATTACCATCATTTGACAAAGAACCAGATGGAAACAATCGTTAG